tatttttatttataacatTGTATTATATCTTATTGATCCCTCTCATTAAATCTTAACTTCTACCTAACTCAGAGGTATAATGAAAGAATAATATGCACAGGGAGCTCTAAAACCTTTGAACaatcttaaaataaaagcagtgCCATAAGGTAGTTATACTAAACAGAATAAGATGGATGACATGATATATTTTAGGATAAAATGTACCACAATGCGCACTTTGTGAAGGATTGTGCCGACACGGCAGTTGTGATACGCTGCACATGCTGTAGGTTTTGATTGATtgcacagctgctgcagcattACATACTATTATTCTGTTTTGGGGTTTAAAGGGAAAGTACTACGTAAAACACGACTCATTTTTGCACGTCTTTTTAACAGACTGTCCTGAACATGACATCGAGAATAATACGTGAATGGACACCAAAATCAGTCAGTGTCAAAGGTGCAAGTGACATTTCCTGGTTCAGACTGCTGGCACAAACATATAATGAAGCTCAAATATTCCTAAGATTTGCAAGATCACAGTCTATATCACAGTAACATTGTTATAACAATATATCAAGTCTCTTTGTTTTAGTTTGGATTTTAACTCACACTCGAGTCCAGATggcacaatatttattttttttcttcagtctccccccaccctctctcacacactaatgCTGCCAAGTTCATCACATCTACAGTCATTTGCATTGGTTATTAAAACCTGTTAATTAGCCTTCTGCCAACAATGGGGGAGGGAAGGTGTTTGAGATCTTGGGAGAGGAcactagaaaatgaaaatagaaaACCCTGCAGGAACAGAGGAGGATGAGTAAAGCGTACACAATGAGACTCGCTTTAGGCAGCCACAGTGATAATCCAACAAACGAGCCTCTGACTCCCATTAGCTAAaactgtaaagtgtgtgtgtgtgtgtttagaagcTCACGTGTCTGGGTGtggctttctgtgtgtgttgttgtgtgttgtgaCTGGCTTAACAGTAGCTTGTTGTTGAGTACTTGGTGACAGATGGTAGAGCACCTCAGTCAGATTAATAGCTGGATTTCCACCCAATCGGCTCTGACCCGCAGCGTAGGGAGGGTGTGGTAAAAATAGTCTGACTTGTCtaatctgctgtgtgtgtgagagtttatCTCCACGCATGTCTATTTGTGCCGTGTACATCGGAGGGAGCTGAAGAACAAGACTGAGCTGCGTGCACCCGAAGTAACAGACCCTGAACAAATGCACAATCACTGTTGTAccacaaaatacaaacaaaaaaactatcaAACATCTACAGAAAACCAATTGAAAtggtaaccatagcaacaggTGCAGCCCCTGGCTGTGTAACCTGGTGATAACGCTGCATTGATTTGCACTCTGTGTGCATTTTTCAACAACTCGCTATGATTGGTGGAGCATCAATCTGCTTGAGACATTGCAGGTGGTGACAGCACAGCAGCAGTCTGCAACTTTCAGTGTTAATGGAGCTGTCACCTGTTTTACACTGGCACTCTTTGTTTACATGGTTACATTATCCAAACTAAACTGAAGTACTGGTGAATAAAGTATGTGATCAGCCAGTCATGGAGGAAAGTGTGATTTAAGATAGTCCCTttgtgtattctgtgttttttttgggttttttttacagtttgtcGGTGAGATGTCAAAGGTCTTGACAAATTGTCACCgtgtcttttctttcctcttttctcccGCAGATCTTTGCAATCTTCGCCTTCTCGACATGTGGCAGTTACTCTGGCATGTTGAAGATGAGCGTGGAGTGTAAAAACCGGTCGGAGAGTGACCTAGGCATAGAAGTAGAATTTGAATATCCGTTCAGGTACGTCTCATTCAGAGTTACTGTCACCACTGTAGTAGAAATAGGAAATCAATTCAACTGTAGGCTCTTTACAAACTGTAAATGCACATTAAGCACAAGTATCAAAATAAATTACTTAGGAACAAACTCATCTTGTAGATGGTGATGCCAGTTAATATGTTATAGCAAGATCTAATTTTAAAATGAGCTTTTTAGGATTTTATTTATTCCTACAACTTTAGAACATAAAGATGAAAGTGATTCGTCCAGCTTGTGCTCAGTGgcatttgttaaaaatgtatacgGTGAAcgtattaaaatgtatattatattttatattaaaaaaattgtatataaaatgtatcCATTTGATAAATTAGCTTCACCTTTGCAAGGAATTAACAAATGGGCCTTTCCTAATTCCTAATTTATACAATAGCTTAGTTAGTTAGCTTAGTTAACAAGCTTTGATTATAATAGGACATTTACCAGGTTTTTGGTTGAAGGAATAGttgaacattttgtgaaatacactTCACATTCGCacacattcactttcttggcgagatttagatgagaagatcgataccactctaaTATCTAcctgctaaatatgaagctacagcagcTATgtgattagcttagcataaaggctgGAAACGGGAGAACAGCTGACGTTtttatacaaattaaataaatataaggtcttaattagtaagctttagaggtgctagtAGGTGGatgttgttacctttggacagagccaggctaactggttcccctgtttccagtctttgtgctaagctaagctccGCTGACTGTCCGCTGACTGTAGCTTCACTTCTAAttaacagacatgagagtgatatcttcttatctaactcttggcaagaaagcgaataagtgtGATTCCCACAATTTTAAACTACTCCTTTAAAATAGGAGGTCTTCAGCGGTATTTTGGTATGGATTGCATTAATCATTTTTACACTAACTTACTGTAATCAATAATCAATGAAAAGTATAAAAAATCTCCGACACTGATCAGTGATATCACAAGGTGTCTCACATATGAGAACTCAATCACcatttacctttttttcttaGCTCTTCTTGCACTTTCTCATTTCTCTCTTCATCtttctgttgctgttctcaGGCTCCATCAGGTTTACTTTGATGCCCCCACCTGTAAGGGAGGGAAGCCTGAGCGTCTATTCCTCGTCGGGGACTACTCCTCCTCAGCTGAGTTCTTTGTCACCATCGGTGTCTTTACCTTCCTCTACTCTATGGCAGCCCTCTCTGTATACTGTTTCTTACTGGAGAAGTACCGTGAAAACGCCAAGGGGTGCAGGATTGTGAGTTTGTTTATGCCTTATACATATGATACAAGACCATGTTGTTGGTCTGGTGTTACAATTCATATTTACTTGATGCTGTTTGTAGTAAAAGTGATCATGTATCATGCTGTCTTGCTGATCTCCAGGATTTTGTTGTGTCAGCGGTATTTGCCTTCATGTGGCTGGTGTCCTCATGTGCTTGGGCTAAAGGCCTGTCTGATGTGAAAACAGCCACCGATCCAGAGAGGGTCATCACTTTCATCGAAGCCTGTGAAGAACAAGAGAATCGCTGCCGTGAAGTCTATGACCCCAAGGTCTCCGGCCTCAACACTTCTGTGGTAGGTCCCTGATGCTTCACACTGAACAAAACTCTATAAAGAGTTGACAGGAGAACAGAAACAGCAAATATCTAAACTCATTTCTCCAAACACCTCTCTGCTCCACAGGCTTTTGGCTTCATCAACCTGATCCTGTGGATAGGAAACCTGTGGTTTGTGTTCAAGGAGACCGGCTGGATGGCTGCCTTCTCTGGAACATACGTCCCATCACAGGAAAAGCAGCCCGCCCCTGAATCCTTTGACCAGGGAGGCTATGCCCAGCAGGATCCCTACGCCGGCTCCCAGGGAGGGTACCAGCCCGAATATGGCCAGCAGGGAGCCTACACTGAGGAAGGAGGATACAGTCAGGGCTATGAGCAGCAGCCCACCTCCTACTCTAATCAAATGTGAGCCTGTCCAGCCAAACCACAGCTGCAGAATGGTGAGTGTAAACATATGTGAAACATATCAACTGGTTATAATAGGTTAATTGTGTGTGGCTGTATTTATGAGGCTTACAATGATATCTGCTGGATATCAACCTAacattaatttcatttttttttgtccagaACGCACCTTTTGCTTGCTATTTCTCGGGCACGTGATCAGAAAGTATGGGCAGAGTTCTACTTCTATTCAGATGACACACAAtcaatcacacagacacacaagccaATCCTCTTCACTCTCTTGAATCACATTAAGATGCACCGTTAACTTCCTTAAAATCAAACTGAATGTTCTTTTTATTGACAGTGGCTTATAGCACAGAAAACAACCTGAACCTTCTTACTGATACTATGAATAAATCAGTAGCCCTACAATCTCAGctgtacatttttctttggTATTTAGAAGGCAAATGAGATTCCAGAAAaacagcattgttttttttttactttaaagatAGGTTCACATATTTTCAAGTCTGTCCTAAAACACTAATCGCTGCTCAAATGTACATTAAAAGATATATTGGTCGAGGTAGTTGTTACCTCGTTGTTACCTTCTGAAGGTAGTTGTCCATACTGGCAGTGAAGAGATCCCTTTCTCCTTTCTTACTCCAAGTGGGCATCTTCCGAAATGTCCTTTTGATAGAAAATTGCTTCTTTTGTGTTACTATTGCTGAACACAGTGTCTGAGGAAACACAACGAGGGACCTTTGTACTAAGAAGACACTCGCTTTATTAGCATCATGTGAACTTAAAGCGACTGTAATCAGTATTTTTACAACAACAATGTATCAAATAgtaatgtgaaaacaatgtgacaatgtgaaaggggGTGACTGCGAGTGACAAACCTACAGAGAAATATCACCCGAGTTTGaattagcgactagctggtgaacatagtagaGCATTCAGCAGCTATAAAGccaaatatttccctcaggagttggtagagaccaaaaacagagctaatagAGAGTGAATACGCATACATACAGTGCCATTTTACAGGCATGACTATGGTTACTAAATATCATCAGAGGAGCAACTTCgaaaagcattttaaaagtgTCGGTATATCAACTTTTAACGTCCCATATTTGTTGAGCCAAAGCTTTGTTTATATATTCAACATGCAATTTGTGTGTTTAACATTTTCCTTcccttttgtctctctcttcttgGCCTCTTTTACTCTACCCAGGGTGACATTGTGATTTTGGAGTGTGGCTCTTGACCACCGCATTTCCACTctcctctgtttgtctgtttgtgtatctgtgagTTGACAGGCGGAGGGAGGGAGCCATGGAGGGCAGGAACTGGTGGGGTCATGGGGAGGGGGACACCACAGGGGAAATGGGTCTTTGCTGTAACATGATGTTTATTCTCGTGATGTATTTAACTGTAGAAGACAACAGAGGATTGTCTGTTTGGTTATACGAGAAAAACTTGAATACAAATACCAAAACATTCGTTGACGAACATTTAAGAGAAATCTTGTAATGGAAAAGACTTACatttatggagaaaaaaaaaaattgtagtaATATTAAACTTGGGAGAATGTATTTGTCTGTGCTGTGTAAATATCAACATGCTGATATATATGATTATATGTACACAGTTGAATAATTGTGCACTCCATAAAAGTTGTTATACAACAAATGTTGAGCACAGAGTTATTCAATTGCATTTACTTTGGTTCTGTTTAGGAGCTCACATAGTTTAGCCTTTGCCCTTCAATCCCCTTAAATTATTCATATACcataatgttttcatttattcatttcagagtctataaaaatctctttttttttttttttaaacctttttaaatTTGAGATTTataaaaagggggggggggggctgttgaAAATATGATGGcaaatgttgaaagaaaaacagaattatCAATATATAAAGTGAGCAGAGTAATTTATAGTAATAACAGTGAATATGTGGTTAGCAGGTTTTACGTATGGTGTTTCaatgttatgtttttatatatatttttccatCAAATATCACTATCAAGCGAGGATGAACTCTTCTGATacacacaacattttaaatCCTGACGTATAAGATCAAAAATTGCATCAGGTTAAGAAAATTAGTGAGCATGGTAgcatttcatatttgctgtgcTGTTTCAGAAACCGCTATAGTGTGCTATCAGTATGAACATTGTGAATCGGGGCAGTGAACAACAGATTTAgcgatgtgtgtgtttgtttatttgtttggatTTATGTAATGGGATCAAACTAATGTTGTCAATGAATCCTCGTCCTGTTTTGATCGCCTGTTATGTGGTCCGGAAAGTTGTAAGACAGAGTCATATAGTTTTTTAACTGGTGTTTCTATTCTATCACACTGTAATCAGTGACATACATACTCACGTTAACATTAACTGTAGGCAGATGAGAATAAAGTATATTAAAGGACTAAACACATATTATGAGGCGATCTGAACAATATGTCTCCATATATACTTCTCTTGCATCCTCAATTTCCTTCTTTATCCCTTCTGTTTCTAAAGGTAAATTTTCTGCATGCATCCTTATAACCTAAAGCATCCCTAAACATATTTGAGAGGCTGAGGCTTAAAGCTGCAGGAAGGTTAGACTACACAGTAATACCGTGCTATGTTTGATCCATCATAGTGGTTACTGCACAGCACATACAGCAGCTCTGCTATATTCTACTCAAAGCCCAAAGTAAGTGCTGCAATAGTTACTTTTTTCCAGATATAAATACCTATCCTACTGCCAATCCTCTGTTTGGATATACAAGATCGTGTTTGCCAAATGGTTAGAGATGTGTCTTGATTGGTAGTTTTACTTCCACAGACCTCATCGGGATGAATTGTTGTCCATCTCCAGTATATATCGATCCATTGCACAGCCTTGgattcactcttttttttttttttatcagggtTATTTGATTCAGGCGATGTAGAAGCACCTggctttctctcttcctctagtccccccccccctccacatgtttttttcttctctctctgtctttctctctctttcactgtaGCTCTTATAAATATGCTGAAATGAAATATACTCTGTCGTTAGTGGTGAATGATGTCTTGTGATACTCTCTCTACGCCCTTGGATAGTGCTGTGTTTATTGTGTATGATGTATTCATATTAGTATTTAAGTCAGAGAAAAATAATATCCAAGACTCTCCAGAATTCTGCTGTATTCTTATTATATGGGATCCAtgtgaaacaaaaatgaaataaacccTAAATTATTCTGTTGAAGGTTAAAATGTGTACTTCTGTTCATATGCTGattgcttgtttgtttactaAAAGTATGTTTCAAAGTGTTAATAATCCATTTTATGAATAAGTTGTAGCAGAAGTAAACACCCATGTTTCTACAATAAATTATGTTCAAAACCTAGCGAAAGGGGTAAGTAAAGCCTTGGAACAAGCCAGACATATTAAGTGATAGTAGCCCAGTGTCATAGAAAAATGCAAATGGTGTTCAGATATTTCGGTAGCTAGCCTATATTTCTGACTACAGCCAACATTTAAACACCATTTCAGGCAGGCTGTGGGTTAGGATGTAGGTTAGTTTGACCAATCTGGGGTTTTGGTGAGGACTCTGCATGGCACTACCTGGTGGTTGGGGAGGTTATTAACTGAAGAGGTTTCCTCAGTCACCTCCCCTCATTTTTGCTAAATTTGAGaatttatttcacaattttCAAGACGTCCATATAGATAATGCAAGGAAGACCAATATTTAAGAGATAGACAGAGCCTGTTATTATTCCAAAATGCATTGTAGGCACAGTATAGTGCTCCAAGACTCATTATAAGTTCATGAGTTAGTTCATTTGAATTGATTTCTTTTGCCTTTTTGCAGTTAATGGACACTCAAATTAAAGTGTACAGCTCAAGTAGTTTAATGACTATCACAGAGTGGATAATGTTCCTACTGAGTCCTTAGAATCAataacataaacataataatatatGATGATGTATGTTATAATGTAATACTTCCATGGGGTGGCCTGTGCACACAAAGGTAGAGCCATCTGTTATTAGTGCGCAGGTCTTGTCAGTGGGCCTATGCCTATGTATGTAGCTGCCACAGCAAATGTGTTAAAATACGTTTCCTATTAAAACCTCTCAATGTCTATTTAAATTAACAATATGTAGGCCTGTGTAAGGTATTTCTCACCAACTGAATTCTAAATCACAACCTCAACTGTAAATCTacacagctgaaaaaaaaatcatcaaccAATAATTAGGATATGATGctttcaacaactattggaaATACCACTGAGTTGAATGGATATAAATAACTGGTTGTGTTAACACCTCACTACAAAAATTACAAGTAATGGACCCTTTAaaagtgtacttaagtacttcTGAAGTACAGAAGTATTCACAACAAATTGAActtaaaatatcaaaagtaaaagtactcattgtcGAGAATGGCCCTTGTCAATGTTATACTGTGATTATCAGAACATGCAGtaattactgatgcattaacaaGTAAGAAGTACTATAATGTTGTAGTAGCttattttaactactttaaaTAGTTTTTGGTGGTTTATTCTATAACAATGCGTGTAACATTCATGCACATTTAGACATGTTGCTGCTACACAAGAAAGACAATCTTTGCTTGATTAGCAGTGGTGAAAAGTACCTTTACCCAAGTATTGTACTCTTagccccacctttaccagctgcaacattaaagtgattcacacaatgaataaataatgcatCACTATAATCCAGCAGTAtaatattattctgaaatgggccattctgcatcatgagtacttttactttagtataTAGTATTTTTTGATGCTAGTACTTGTGTATCTTTCCTCAAGTAGAATTTTGAATGGAGGACTTTTAcgtgtaacagagtatttctacgctgtggtattgctactaaTAGatttgagtactt
This genomic interval from Sander vitreus isolate 19-12246 chromosome 7, sanVit1, whole genome shotgun sequence contains the following:
- the sypb gene encoding synaptophysin b, whose product is MDVVNQLVAQGQFTVLKQPLGFIKILQWIFAIFAFSTCGSYSGMLKMSVECKNRSESDLGIEVEFEYPFRLHQVYFDAPTCKGGKPERLFLVGDYSSSAEFFVTIGVFTFLYSMAALSVYCFLLEKYRENAKGCRIDFVVSAVFAFMWLVSSCAWAKGLSDVKTATDPERVITFIEACEEQENRCREVYDPKVSGLNTSVAFGFINLILWIGNLWFVFKETGWMAAFSGTYVPSQEKQPAPESFDQGGYAQQDPYAGSQGGYQPEYGQQGAYTEEGGYSQGYEQQPTSYSNQM